A region from the Motacilla alba alba isolate MOTALB_02 chromosome 10, Motacilla_alba_V1.0_pri, whole genome shotgun sequence genome encodes:
- the MEF2A gene encoding myocyte-specific enhancer factor 2A isoform X7, with translation MKKAYELSVLCDCEIALIIFNSSNKLFQYASTDMDKVLLKYTEYNEPHESRTNSDIVEALNKKEHRGCDSPDPDTSYVLTPHTEEKYKKINEEFDNMMRNHKIAVSTKPGLPAPNFSMSVTVPVSNPNTLTYSNPGSSLVSPSLAASSSLTDTTMLSPPQSALHRNVSPGAPQRPPSAGNAGGMLGTTDLSVPNGAGTSPVGNGFVNSRASPSLLGTSGGGNGLGKVMPTKSPPPPGGGNLGMNNRKPDLRVVIPPSSKGMMPPLSEEDELELNTQRISSSQSTQPLATPVLSVTTPSLPPQGLVYTATWDSAPSTDYSLTSADLSALQGFNSPGMLSLGQVSAWQQHHLRPAALSSLVTGSQLSQGSNLSINTNQNINIKSEPISPPRDRVTPSGFPPQQPQQPQPPPPPSRQELGRSPVDSLSSSSSSYDGSDREDPRGDFHSPVVLGRPPTAEDRESPSVKRMRMDTWVT, from the exons ATGAAGAAGGCCTATGAGTTGAGTGTGCTCTGTGACTGTGAAATAGCACTCATCATTTTTAACAGCTCTAACAAACTCTTTCAGTATGCCAGCACTGACATGGACAAAGTTCTACTAAAATACACAGAATACAACGAGCCCCATGAAAGCAGAACCAACTCAGATATCGTTGAG GCTCTGAACAAGAAGGAACACAGAGGGTGCGACAGCCCGGACCCTGACACTTCATATGTGCTCACGCCacatacagaagaaaaatataaaaaaattaatgaagagtTTGATAATATGATGCGGAATCATAAAATCGCAGTGAGTACTAAA CCCGGCTTGCCTGCCCCGAACTTCTCCATGTCGGTGACGGTTCCAGTGTCCAATCCCAACACTTTAACCTACAGCAACCCCGGGAGCTCCctggtgtccccatccctggctgccagctcctctctcACGGACACCACCATGCTGTCCCCGCCCCAGAGCGCCCTGCACCGCAACGTGTCCCCCGGGGCGCCGCAGAGACCGCCCAGCGCCGGCAACGCag GTGGAATGCTGGGGACAACTGATCTCTCAGTGCCAAATGGAGCTGGTACCAGTCCAGTGG gaAATGGGTTTGTGAATTCCCGAGCTTCACCAAGTCTACTTGGTACCAGTGGTGGTGGGAATGGCCTAGGCAAAGTCATGCCTACAAAGTCCCCACCTCCACCAGGAGGAGGAAACCTTGGCATGAACAACCGCAAACCCGACCTCCGTGTCGtcatccctccctccagcaaGGGCATGATGCCGCCACTG TCGGAGGAGGATGAATTGGAGTTG AACACCCAAAGGATAAGCAGTTCTCAGTCCACGCAGCCCCTGGCCACCCCCGTGCTGTCGGTGACAACCCCGAGCCTGCCCCCGCAGGGACTCGTGTACACGGCCACCTGGGACAGCGCCCCCAGCACCG ATTACTCCTTGACTAGCGCAGACCTGTCTGCCCTGCAGGGGTTTAACTCCCCGGGAatgctgtccctggggcaggtgtctgcctggcagcagcaccacctcCGTCCCGCGGCCCTCAGCTCTCTTGT cactggcagccagCTATCTCAGGGTTCAAACCTCTCCATTAACACCAACCAAAACATCAACATCAAATCGGAACCCATCTCCCCTCCCCGGGACCGCGTCACCCCCTCGGGGTTCCCGCcgcagcagccgcagcagccgcagccgccgccgccgccgtcgcGCCAGGAGCTGGGGCGCTCCCCGGTCGacagcctgagcagctccagcagctcctacGACGGCAGCGACCGCGAGGACCCGCGCGGCGACTTCCACTCGCCCGTGGTGCTGGGGCGGCCGCCCACCGCGGAGGATCGGGAGAGCCCCTCGGTAAAACGGATGAGGATGGACACGTGGGTGACATAA